A genomic window from Gallus gallus isolate bGalGal1 chromosome 33, bGalGal1.mat.broiler.GRCg7b, whole genome shotgun sequence includes:
- the LOC112530880 gene encoding olfactory receptor 14C36-like isoform X1 → LHYGTLLGSRACATMAAAAWGTGLLCALLHTANTFSLPLCQGNAVDQFFCEIPHILKLSCSQSYLKEISLLVFSITLVSGCFAFILFSYVQVFRAVLSMPSEQGRHKAFSTCLPHLAVVSLFVSTATFAYLKPPSLSSPSLDLVVAVLYTVVPPVMNPIIYSMRNQ, encoded by the coding sequence ctgcactatgggaccctgctgggcagcagagcttgtgccaccatggcagcagctgcctggggcactgggcttctctgtgctctgctgcacactgccaatacattctcactgcctttgtgccaaggcaatgctgtggatcagttcttctgtgaaatcccccacatcctcaagctctcctgctcacagTCCTACCTCAAGGAAATTTCACTTCTTGTATTTAGTATAACTTTAGTATCTGGGTGCTTTGCTTTCATacttttctcctatgtgcaggttttcagggctgtgctgagcatgccctctgagcagggacggcacaaagccttctccacgtgcctccctcacctggctgtggtcTCCCTCTTTGTCAGCACTGCCACATTTGCCTACCTGAAACCCCCATcactttcctccccatccctggacctggtggtggcagtgttATACACGGTGGTACCTCCAGTCATGAACCCcatcatctacagcatgaggaaccagtAG
- the LOC101752291 gene encoding olfactory receptor 14A16-like, with amino-acid sequence HFWLLLGIYLAALLGNGLISTAVACDHRLHTPMYFFLLNLALLDLGCISTTLPKAMANALWHTRAISYTGCAAQVFFFFFFYSAEYSLLTIMSYDRYVAICKPLHYGTLLGSRACATMAAAAWGTGLLYSLLHTANTFSLPLCQGNAVDQFFCEIPQLVKLSCSKSYLREDGLLLFSICLSFGCFVFIVVSYVQIVRAVLRMPSEQGWHKAFSTCLPHLAVVSLLVSTGFFAYVKPHSQSSPFLDVTVALLYSVVPPTLNPIIYSMRNKEIKHALRKLLQYVHYSSFNNVPIFLT; translated from the coding sequence cacttctggctcttgctgggcatctacctggctgccctcctgggcaacggcctcatcagcacagccgtagcctgcgaccaccgcctgcacacccccatgtacttcttcctcctcaacctcgccctcctcgacctgggctgcatctccaccactctccccaaagccatggccaatgccctctggcacaccagggccatctcctacacaggatgtgctgcacaggtctttttcttcttctttttctattcagcagagtattcccttctcaccatcatgtcctatgaccgctacgttgccatctgcaagcccctgcactacgggaccctgctgggcagcagagcttgtgccaccatggcagcagctgcctggggcactgggcttctctattccctgctgcacactgccaatacattttcactgcctctgtgccaaggcaatgctgtggatcagttcttctgtgaaatcccccaaCTTgtcaagctctcctgctcaaaatccTACCTCAGGGAAGATGGGTTACTCCTTTTTAGTATCTGTTTATCTTTTGGGTGCTTTGtattcattgttgtgtcctatgtgcagatcgtcagggccgtgctgaggatgccctctgagcagggatggCACAAAGCtttctccacgtgcctccctcacctggccgtaGTCTCCCTGTTAGTCAGCACGGGCTTTTTTGCCTACGTGAAACCCCACTCCCAATCCTCCCCATTCCTAGATGTGACAGTGGCACTTCTGTATTCTGTGGTTCCCCCAACACTGAACCCTattatctacagcatgaggaacaaggagATCAAGCATGCCCTACGCAAACTGTTGCAATATGTGCACTATTCCAGCTTCAATAATGTGCCCATCTTCCTCACGTGA